The proteins below come from a single Fodinicurvata sp. EGI_FJ10296 genomic window:
- a CDS encoding AMP nucleosidase — protein sequence MAGVDVEGIGTAGGRIIDPSGESAEVEPVEVGVSAAAEQFTDLTAAYQRVAEIYDTGTRFLRDRFREYAHGKDPQKRQRAFYPYVRIRTTGWAQVDTRLSFGFVTDPGSYSVTITRPDLFNAYLHQQFEQLLHNHQVPIEIGTSSTPIPVHFAFPDGMHVESDLTPERIRGLRNVFDVPDLAVMDDSIVNGTHFITPGSGDRPLAMFTAPRIDYSLHRLRHYTATACEHFQNFVLFTNYQFYIDEFIRHAQALMAQGDPTYDAFVEPGGRITPNTRLSAEGPQGTAVERAPQMPAYHLVAPNNTGITMVNIGVGPSNAKTITDHIAVMRPHAWLMLGHCAGLRNSQKLGDYVLAHGYVREDHVLDADLPIWVPLPPLAEVQQALQSAVGEITGLKDYELKSIMRTGTVATIDNRNWELRDHHEPVQRFSQSRAIALDMESATIAANGFRFRVPYGTLLCVSDKPLHGELKLPGMADAFYKQQVGQHLKIGIRTMEVLRTLGQEKLHSRKLRSFSEVAFQ from the coding sequence ATGGCAGGCGTGGACGTCGAAGGCATTGGAACGGCCGGCGGCCGGATCATCGACCCATCCGGAGAATCGGCTGAAGTTGAGCCGGTCGAGGTCGGCGTGAGTGCCGCAGCCGAACAATTCACGGACCTGACGGCGGCGTATCAGCGGGTCGCGGAAATCTACGATACCGGCACACGGTTCCTGCGCGACCGTTTCCGGGAATACGCCCATGGTAAAGATCCGCAGAAGCGGCAACGGGCCTTTTATCCCTATGTGAGAATCCGCACGACGGGTTGGGCGCAGGTGGATACGCGCCTGTCCTTCGGCTTTGTGACCGACCCTGGAAGCTATTCCGTCACCATAACCCGGCCGGATCTGTTCAACGCCTATCTGCACCAGCAGTTCGAGCAGTTGCTGCACAATCATCAGGTGCCGATCGAGATCGGAACCTCATCGACCCCGATACCCGTCCATTTCGCCTTTCCCGACGGCATGCATGTCGAAAGCGACCTGACGCCGGAACGCATCAGGGGCCTGCGCAATGTGTTCGACGTGCCTGATCTGGCGGTGATGGACGACAGCATCGTCAATGGCACGCATTTCATTACGCCCGGTTCGGGCGACCGTCCGTTGGCAATGTTCACCGCACCGCGGATCGACTATTCGTTGCATCGCCTTCGGCACTATACGGCGACCGCATGCGAGCACTTCCAGAACTTCGTGCTGTTCACAAACTACCAGTTCTATATCGATGAATTCATCCGGCATGCCCAGGCCTTGATGGCCCAGGGAGATCCGACTTATGATGCTTTCGTCGAGCCGGGAGGGCGGATCACGCCCAACACGCGGCTGAGTGCCGAGGGGCCGCAGGGCACCGCCGTGGAACGTGCGCCGCAGATGCCGGCCTATCATCTGGTCGCGCCGAACAACACCGGCATTACCATGGTGAATATCGGCGTGGGGCCGTCCAACGCCAAGACGATCACCGATCACATCGCCGTGATGCGGCCGCATGCGTGGCTGATGCTTGGTCATTGCGCCGGTCTCCGGAACTCGCAGAAACTCGGCGACTATGTGCTGGCTCATGGCTATGTGCGCGAAGATCACGTCCTTGATGCCGATCTGCCGATCTGGGTGCCTTTGCCGCCGCTGGCCGAAGTGCAGCAGGCGCTCCAGTCGGCGGTCGGCGAAATTACGGGGCTGAAGGACTATGAGCTGAAATCGATCATGCGCACCGGCACCGTTGCCACGATCGACAATCGAAACTGGGAATTGCGCGATCATCACGAACCCGTTCAGCGGTTCAGCCAGTCGCGGGCCATTGCGCTCGACATGGAATCGGCGACGATTGCGGCCAACGGATTTCGTTTCCGCGTCCCTTACGGCACCTTGTTGTGCGTGTCAGACAAGCCGTTGCACGGCGAACTCAAGCTCCCCGGCATGGCCGATGCCTTTTACAAGCAGCAGGTCGGCCAGCATCTGAAAATCGGCATTCGCACCATGGAGGTGCTGCGCACACTGGGGCAGGAGAAATTGCACAGCCGCAAGCTGCGCAGCTTCAGCGAGGTGGCGTTTCAATAG
- a CDS encoding winged helix-turn-helix domain-containing protein — protein sequence MARGAIAATLSGMAPRSALATTGPTPSDLVPTDLAPSVRPTSSDRLSQKAARRIALAAQGFSGQGFSGRGTGADRDAATPGRAQLRRMIDRLGVLQIDSVNVIARAHTLPGFSRLGSYTISDLNHLAYAGRRRVLFEYWGHEASYLPVSLQPLFRWRMARAAAGEDIYTGLARWGRERADIIDEVRREIADRGPIAASDLSRVKDGGDRGAGGWWGWSEGKRALEWLFWAGEITTATRRGAFERVYDLTDRVLPPAILAMPTPDPADARRDLMRVAASALGIASQQCMRDYYRFRPADASAAIADLVESGELRPVEVKGWARPAYLWHKARHPRRVAGRALLAPFDPLIWCRGRVEALFGARIRLEIYTPAHKRQYGYYVLPFLLGDSIAARLDLKADRAAGLLRVCAAHVEPGFSADAVAGPLAAELALMARWLGLTAVAIDGRGELANALDGPDIGICG from the coding sequence ATGGCACGGGGCGCAATCGCTGCTACGTTGAGCGGCATGGCCCCCCGTTCCGCACTTGCCACAACTGGCCCGACCCCATCCGACCTGGTGCCAACTGATCTGGCGCCATCCGTCCGGCCGACATCGTCCGACCGATTGTCACAAAAGGCAGCACGGCGCATCGCGCTTGCTGCGCAGGGTTTTTCGGGCCAGGGCTTCTCGGGCCGGGGAACCGGCGCCGACCGCGATGCGGCCACGCCCGGCCGGGCGCAACTGCGCCGGATGATCGACCGTCTGGGCGTTCTGCAGATCGATTCAGTAAACGTGATCGCGCGTGCCCACACTCTGCCGGGTTTTTCGCGGCTCGGATCCTATACCATTTCGGATCTGAACCATCTGGCCTATGCGGGACGGCGGCGGGTGCTGTTCGAATATTGGGGGCACGAGGCGTCGTATCTGCCTGTTTCCCTGCAGCCATTGTTCCGGTGGCGCATGGCGCGGGCAGCGGCGGGGGAGGATATCTATACCGGACTCGCCCGATGGGGCCGGGAACGGGCGGATATCATCGACGAGGTTCGCCGTGAAATTGCCGATCGCGGGCCGATCGCGGCATCGGATCTCAGTCGCGTCAAGGATGGCGGCGACCGGGGCGCCGGCGGCTGGTGGGGGTGGTCCGAGGGCAAGCGTGCGCTGGAATGGCTGTTCTGGGCCGGGGAGATCACCACGGCGACCCGTCGGGGCGCCTTCGAACGGGTCTACGATCTGACCGACCGGGTGCTGCCGCCGGCAATCCTGGCAATGCCGACGCCCGATCCGGCCGATGCGCGGCGCGACCTGATGCGGGTGGCGGCGTCGGCCCTGGGCATCGCGTCCCAGCAATGTATGCGCGATTACTATCGTTTCCGGCCGGCGGATGCGTCGGCTGCGATCGCCGATCTGGTGGAGAGCGGCGAGCTGCGTCCCGTCGAAGTCAAGGGATGGGCGCGGCCGGCTTATCTCTGGCACAAGGCGCGCCATCCCCGGCGCGTGGCGGGCCGGGCGCTGCTTGCGCCTTTCGATCCGTTGATCTGGTGCCGGGGCCGGGTCGAGGCGCTGTTCGGGGCGCGCATCCGGCTGGAGATCTATACGCCGGCCCATAAGCGGCAATACGGGTATTATGTCCTGCCGTTCCTGCTCGGCGACAGCATTGCCGCCCGCCTGGATCTGAAAGCGGACCGGGCCGCCGGTCTTCTCAGGGTCTGTGCCGCGCATGTGGAGCCCGGCTTTAGCGCCGATGCCGTCGCCGGACCGCTGGCGGCGGAACTGGCATTGATGGCGCGATGGCTGGGCCTGACGGCGGTCGCCATCGATGGCCGTGGCGAACTGGCCAACGCCCTGGACGGGCCGGATATCGGCATCTGCGGCTGA
- the dapF gene encoding diaminopimelate epimerase yields MTQNFIKMHGLGNDFVVIDARRDVVDLTADQVRRIGDRRRGVGFDQLLIIEPTATKGVDVYMRILNPDGGEARACGNGTRCVADLVMSETGRRETVIDTVAGAIACHRNADGSVTCDMGQARLDWRDIPLAREVDTMSLPVSVGDVAKPVAVGMGNPHVVFFVDEADAVDVERLGPLIENHTLFPDRTNVEFAQILAPDLIRMRVWERGAGVTQACGSGACATAVAACRRGLTGRAATVRLDGGDLRIEWGDDGRVLMTGPAARVFAGTLDPAFLDGR; encoded by the coding sequence ATGACGCAAAATTTCATCAAGATGCACGGTCTGGGCAATGACTTCGTCGTTATCGACGCGCGTCGTGACGTCGTCGATCTGACGGCCGATCAGGTCAGGCGCATCGGCGACCGGCGCCGGGGTGTGGGGTTCGATCAGTTGCTGATCATCGAACCGACGGCGACCAAGGGTGTGGACGTCTATATGCGGATCCTCAACCCCGACGGCGGAGAAGCCAGGGCATGCGGAAACGGCACGCGTTGCGTGGCAGATCTGGTTATGTCCGAAACCGGACGGCGTGAAACCGTCATCGATACGGTGGCCGGGGCGATCGCGTGCCACCGCAACGCCGACGGCAGCGTGACCTGCGACATGGGACAAGCACGGCTGGACTGGCGCGACATCCCACTGGCCCGGGAGGTCGACACCATGAGCCTGCCCGTTTCCGTCGGCGACGTCGCAAAGCCGGTCGCGGTGGGCATGGGCAACCCGCATGTCGTCTTCTTCGTTGACGAAGCCGATGCCGTCGATGTCGAACGTCTGGGGCCGCTGATCGAAAACCACACGCTTTTTCCCGACCGCACCAATGTCGAATTCGCGCAGATTCTGGCACCGGATCTGATCCGGATGCGGGTCTGGGAACGCGGCGCCGGCGTGACCCAGGCCTGCGGATCGGGCGCGTGTGCGACCGCCGTTGCGGCGTGCCGGCGCGGATTGACCGGCCGGGCGGCGACCGTGCGACTGGATGGCGGCGACCTCCGGATCGAATGGGGCGATGACGGCCGGGTCCTGATGACCGGACCGGCGGCACGGGTGTTCGCCGGCACGCTGGATCCGGCCTTTCTTGACGGCCGGTGA
- a CDS encoding DUF6522 family protein: protein MAMTTEDRKDNASPVTRAPDGSFTVDATYIAPKLGLEPDRFMALLRDGRVFQATERGTGSDAGTWRLTFTWASHRWQIVVDDIGQLLTEGPLS from the coding sequence ATGGCGATGACGACCGAAGATCGCAAGGACAACGCTTCTCCCGTGACCCGCGCCCCCGACGGTTCCTTCACCGTCGACGCCACCTATATCGCGCCGAAGCTGGGGCTCGAACCCGACCGTTTCATGGCATTGCTGCGCGACGGCCGGGTTTTTCAGGCGACCGAGCGTGGAACCGGCAGCGATGCGGGCACCTGGCGACTGACCTTTACCTGGGCATCGCACCGATGGCAAATCGTCGTCGATGACATCGGCCAGCTGCTGACAGAGGGGCCGCTATCCTGA
- a CDS encoding nitronate monooxygenase has product MSAPLARAEEFCRRFGLQAPILLAPMAGACPPSLSIAVARAGGLGAAGVLLMPPADILSWADTVRAGTDGPFQLNIWIPDPAPVRDADAEARIRAFLGQWGPEVAPDAGDAAPPDFKAQCAAMLEAAPPIISSVMGLYDADFVAEMKRRGIAWFANVSTVAEARAAEDAGADVIVAQGAEAGGHRGCFDAGTAEQTAVGLVSLVPAIVDAVKLPVVATGGIADGRGVAAALALGASAAQIGTGFLRCPESTIPAAWADALARTPPEETMVSRVFSGRAGRSIATRYVRAATGNDAPDPAPYPIQRGLTAAMRAAGTNEGDVDRMQAWAGQSAALARAIPAAEVLDQAWHGAQSLLR; this is encoded by the coding sequence GTGAGCGCACCGCTGGCCAGAGCTGAAGAGTTTTGCCGCCGTTTCGGGCTGCAAGCGCCGATCCTGCTGGCGCCGATGGCGGGCGCGTGTCCGCCGTCGCTTTCCATTGCCGTGGCCCGGGCCGGCGGTCTGGGCGCCGCAGGCGTGCTGCTCATGCCGCCGGCGGACATTCTGTCCTGGGCCGACACCGTGCGCGCCGGCACCGATGGTCCGTTTCAACTGAATATCTGGATCCCCGATCCGGCGCCGGTGCGTGATGCGGACGCCGAGGCGCGCATCCGCGCCTTTCTCGGCCAGTGGGGCCCTGAGGTGGCGCCGGACGCCGGCGATGCCGCCCCGCCGGATTTCAAGGCGCAATGCGCGGCGATGCTGGAAGCGGCGCCGCCAATCATCTCGTCGGTCATGGGGCTGTACGACGCCGACTTCGTAGCCGAAATGAAACGGCGCGGTATCGCCTGGTTCGCCAATGTTTCCACGGTCGCCGAGGCCCGGGCGGCGGAAGACGCCGGCGCCGACGTCATCGTCGCCCAGGGTGCTGAGGCCGGCGGTCATCGCGGTTGTTTCGACGCCGGAACGGCCGAGCAAACGGCCGTCGGTCTGGTGTCGCTGGTCCCTGCCATCGTCGATGCCGTGAAACTGCCGGTGGTCGCGACCGGCGGCATCGCCGATGGCCGGGGCGTCGCCGCCGCCCTTGCCCTGGGGGCGAGCGCGGCCCAGATCGGAACCGGCTTTCTGCGCTGCCCGGAATCCACCATCCCGGCGGCCTGGGCCGACGCGCTGGCCCGCACGCCGCCTGAGGAAACCATGGTGTCCCGCGTATTCAGCGGCCGGGCCGGGCGCAGCATCGCGACCCGCTATGTACGCGCCGCGACCGGTAATGATGCGCCCGATCCGGCGCCGTACCCGATTCAGCGCGGTTTGACCGCCGCCATGCGCGCGGCCGGCACGAACGAGGGCGACGTCGATCGGATGCAGGCCTGGGCCGGGCAGTCGGCCGCACTGGCCAGGGCCATTCCCGCCGCGGAAGTGCTTGATCAGGCATGGCACGGGGCGCAATCGCTGCTACGTTGA
- a CDS encoding pentapeptide repeat-containing protein has protein sequence MPRSTDDNKESYRKRLSQQELDRVIRDHARYLQRRSGGRRACLRLVDLSHLEMSGRDLSEADLSGANLYGARIVGTVLAHANLYGADLRLANLTDADLTLADMRGTCLRGAVLTGACMIDTDLRDGVIVTPGSDGSLEPISFDTTITELTCAKINNANLTRAKLANAFVMQTDLTDSVLRDARLIRTNLTNSDLTGCVLEGADLSDANLTGANLSGADLRNAKVIGCNMTNADLVGAIYDRNDLLKANLTNARVLKPSGSLRRPILDVLRDHALWTVTNGRSGERIDFSELDLAESDFTGRNLSASLMRSVCLSDAKLIRAGLAMADMTFADLRGADLTMADLRGTNLQRASLIGATLTQARMSPVEIAGANKLTWSANLMRARLSDANLFEADMSHAQLSGAVLTGVDLRGANLTGANLQNADLSNARLDGCNMSDADLTDVTGLKKPA, from the coding sequence GTGCCAAGATCGACCGACGACAATAAGGAATCCTACCGCAAGCGCCTGTCCCAGCAGGAACTTGACCGGGTTATTCGCGATCACGCCCGGTATCTGCAGCGGCGCAGCGGGGGCCGGCGGGCATGCCTGCGGCTGGTCGATCTTTCTCATCTCGAAATGTCCGGCCGCGACCTCTCCGAGGCCGATTTGTCCGGAGCCAATCTCTATGGTGCGCGTATCGTGGGCACCGTGCTTGCGCATGCCAATCTCTACGGCGCCGATCTCAGGCTGGCCAATCTGACCGATGCCGACCTGACCCTTGCCGATATGCGCGGCACCTGCCTGCGGGGGGCGGTTCTGACCGGCGCCTGCATGATCGACACCGACCTTCGCGACGGCGTTATCGTCACGCCCGGCAGCGACGGATCGCTGGAGCCGATCAGTTTCGACACCACGATCACCGAGTTGACCTGCGCCAAGATCAACAACGCCAATCTGACACGGGCGAAGCTGGCCAACGCGTTCGTCATGCAGACCGATCTGACCGACAGCGTGCTGCGCGACGCCCGGCTGATCAGGACCAACCTGACCAATTCCGATCTGACCGGCTGCGTGCTGGAAGGCGCCGATCTGTCCGACGCCAATCTGACCGGCGCGAATCTCAGCGGTGCCGATCTGCGCAATGCCAAGGTCATCGGCTGCAACATGACCAATGCCGATCTCGTCGGCGCCATCTACGACCGTAACGATTTGCTGAAAGCCAACCTGACCAATGCCAGGGTGCTGAAACCGTCGGGAAGCCTGCGCCGGCCGATCCTGGATGTGCTGCGCGATCACGCGCTGTGGACGGTCACCAACGGCCGCAGCGGCGAACGCATCGATTTCTCTGAACTGGATCTGGCGGAGAGCGATTTTACCGGGCGCAATCTGTCGGCCTCGCTGATGCGCTCGGTGTGCCTGTCGGACGCCAAGCTCATCCGCGCCGGTCTGGCGATGGCCGATATGACCTTCGCCGACCTGCGGGGCGCCGACCTCACGATGGCCGATCTGCGCGGCACCAACCTGCAGCGTGCATCGCTGATCGGGGCGACTCTGACCCAGGCGCGGATGTCGCCGGTTGAAATCGCCGGTGCGAACAAGCTTACGTGGTCGGCCAATCTCATGCGCGCCCGGCTGAGCGACGCCAATCTTTTCGAAGCCGATATGAGCCACGCGCAGCTTTCCGGGGCCGTGCTGACCGGCGTCGACCTTCGTGGGGCCAATCTGACCGGGGCAAATCTCCAGAATGCAGATCTGTCCAACGCCAGGCTGGACGGCTGCAACATGAGCGATGCCGACCTCACCGACGTTACCGGCCTGAAGAAGCCGGCCTGA
- the ftsY gene encoding signal recognition particle-docking protein FtsY, protein MVSSPDAPDGGKKKSWFSRLKDGLSRSSSKLSEGITGIFTKRKLDDETLEELEDLLIGADLGPANAARMTAELSRTRFGKEVSPEEVREALAEQAAAILAKVAQPLRPEGGKPTVILMVGVNGTGKTTTIGKLAHLWRGQGLSVTMAAGDTFRAAAVDQLKIWGARTGSPVIARPIGADAAGLAFDAYESARKEGSDVLLVDTAGRLQNKKTLMEELTKVVRVLKKQDSSIPHHVVLVLDATTGQNAHAQVEAFQEAVNVTGLIVTKLDGTARGGVVVSLAETFGLPVHAVGVGETAEDLRDFEPRQFARSLMGLSDG, encoded by the coding sequence ATGGTCTCCTCGCCCGACGCCCCGGATGGCGGCAAGAAGAAAAGCTGGTTCAGCCGTTTGAAGGACGGCCTGTCGCGGTCGTCGTCGAAGCTGTCGGAAGGGATTACCGGCATCTTCACCAAGCGCAAACTCGACGACGAGACGCTTGAGGAACTGGAGGACCTGCTGATCGGCGCCGATCTGGGGCCGGCCAATGCCGCCCGTATGACGGCGGAACTGTCCCGCACCCGTTTCGGCAAGGAAGTGTCGCCGGAAGAGGTCCGCGAGGCGCTTGCCGAACAGGCGGCGGCGATTCTGGCCAAGGTCGCACAGCCGTTGCGGCCCGAGGGCGGAAAGCCCACGGTGATCCTGATGGTCGGCGTCAACGGGACCGGCAAGACCACGACGATTGGCAAGCTGGCGCATCTATGGCGCGGCCAGGGACTGTCGGTGACCATGGCGGCGGGCGACACTTTCCGCGCGGCGGCCGTCGATCAGCTGAAGATCTGGGGCGCGCGAACGGGCTCGCCGGTCATTGCACGGCCGATCGGCGCCGACGCCGCCGGCCTGGCGTTCGACGCATACGAATCGGCGCGCAAGGAAGGCAGCGACGTGCTGCTGGTCGATACCGCCGGCCGCCTGCAGAACAAGAAAACGCTGATGGAGGAGCTGACCAAGGTGGTGCGAGTCCTGAAAAAGCAGGATTCGTCGATTCCCCATCACGTTGTCCTCGTCCTGGATGCGACAACCGGGCAGAATGCTCATGCACAGGTCGAAGCGTTTCAGGAGGCGGTCAATGTCACCGGGCTGATCGTCACCAAGCTGGACGGGACGGCGCGTGGCGGCGTCGTCGTTTCGCTTGCGGAAACGTTCGGTCTGCCCGTTCACGCCGTTGGCGTTGGGGAGACGGCCGAGGATCTGCGCGACTTCGAGCCCCGGCAGTTCGCGCGGTCGCTGATGGGGTTGAGCGACGGCTGA
- the map gene encoding type I methionyl aminopeptidase: MTVSNDADYIGLQRIGRIVADTLAAMGKALEPGITTAELDGLGRSMLDKLDARSAPELAYGFPGATCISVNEEIAHGIPGPRRIERGDLVNIDVSAECGGFYADTGASFAVPPFSKSIARLCRDGRRAMAAGVEQARANGPIAAIGKAVGRFAHRNGYSLVRNLESHGVGRSLHEEPGGIATWPNPKDRRMIHDGLVFTVEPFLSLGAECAESGDDAWTLYSYPSAPTVQYEHTVIATRNGPTIVTLPSGA; the protein is encoded by the coding sequence ATGACGGTATCGAACGACGCGGATTATATCGGTCTGCAGCGAATCGGTCGCATCGTGGCAGATACACTCGCTGCCATGGGCAAGGCACTGGAACCAGGAATAACCACGGCGGAACTCGACGGGCTTGGCCGCAGTATGCTCGACAAACTCGATGCCCGCTCGGCGCCGGAACTTGCCTATGGTTTTCCCGGTGCGACCTGCATCAGTGTCAACGAGGAAATCGCGCACGGCATTCCGGGGCCACGGCGGATCGAGCGCGGCGATCTGGTCAATATCGATGTGTCGGCAGAATGCGGCGGCTTTTACGCGGACACCGGCGCGTCGTTCGCGGTGCCGCCATTCTCGAAATCCATCGCCAGACTCTGCCGTGATGGCCGCAGAGCGATGGCGGCCGGTGTCGAACAGGCACGCGCCAACGGGCCGATCGCGGCGATCGGCAAGGCCGTCGGCCGGTTCGCACACCGCAATGGCTATTCCCTGGTGCGGAACCTTGAAAGCCACGGTGTCGGCCGGTCCCTGCACGAGGAGCCGGGTGGCATCGCCACCTGGCCCAACCCCAAGGACCGCCGGATGATCCATGACGGCCTCGTCTTTACCGTCGAACCGTTCCTGTCGCTGGGTGCCGAATGCGCCGAAAGCGGCGACGACGCCTGGACGCTTTACAGCTATCCCTCGGCACCGACCGTACAGTATGAGCACACCGTCATCGCAACCCGCAACGGACCGACGATCGTTACGCTGCCGAGCGGCGCCTGA
- a CDS encoding septation protein A: MAENQVIAGGGRHAINPWIRLGLEAGPLIVFFIANRLEGIYVGTAWLMATTVVAIAVSFRLERRVPMMPLISCGFVVIFGALTLFMDDDVFIKIKPTFVNLLFATIILVGLVFGRTFLKILMGTVLSLTDQGWRSLSLRWGLFFIVLAVLNELVWRNFSTDFWVNFKVFGIMPLSMIFGLSQVPLIMRESTEESGAATDDINEQVPTGDPRRPETRE; this comes from the coding sequence ATGGCCGAAAACCAAGTAATCGCAGGCGGTGGCAGGCATGCGATCAACCCGTGGATCCGGCTGGGGCTGGAAGCCGGCCCGCTGATCGTGTTCTTCATCGCCAACCGGCTCGAAGGCATCTATGTCGGCACGGCCTGGCTGATGGCGACCACGGTCGTGGCCATTGCCGTGTCGTTCAGGCTGGAACGGCGGGTGCCGATGATGCCGCTGATATCCTGCGGCTTCGTGGTCATTTTCGGCGCCCTGACCCTGTTCATGGACGACGACGTCTTCATCAAGATCAAGCCGACTTTCGTCAACCTGCTGTTCGCGACGATCATCCTGGTCGGATTGGTGTTCGGCCGCACATTCCTGAAGATTCTGATGGGAACCGTGCTGTCACTGACCGACCAGGGATGGCGATCGCTGAGTCTGCGCTGGGGGCTGTTCTTCATCGTTCTTGCGGTGCTGAACGAGCTCGTCTGGCGGAATTTCTCGACCGATTTCTGGGTGAACTTCAAGGTCTTCGGCATCATGCCGCTGTCGATGATCTTCGGCTTGTCGCAGGTTCCGCTGATCATGCGCGAAAGCACCGAAGAAAGCGGCGCCGCCACAGACGACATTAACGAACAGGTGCCAACCGGCGATCCCCGGCGTCCTGAAACGCGGGAATAG
- the mtaB gene encoding tRNA (N(6)-L-threonylcarbamoyladenosine(37)-C(2))-methylthiotransferase MtaB yields the protein MTAGDGVPGNEVTMEATGAAVNADPDAGPASADRRRVITLGCRLNTYESEVIRGHLAAAEAECPDGPETVVVNTCAVTAEAERQARQTIRRIKRDRPECRVVVTGCSAQIDPDRYTAMAEVDHVVGNAEKLRPETWSGMADAATATQRALVNDIGSVRDTAQHLVDGFTDRTRGFVQVQQGCDHRCTFCIIPYGRGPSRSVPVAEVVRQIQALVGNGTREVVLSGVDITSYGGDLPGKPVLGHLVQAVLRHVPDLPRLRLSSLDCIEVDEALWDVIANDHRFMPHLHLSLQSGDPMILKRMKRRHTPDEAVALTERARRIRPDIVFGADLIAGFPTETGEMAANTLAAIDACGLTWVHVFPYSERPGTPAARMPQIPGNVRKARAAALRQAAAAAQQRFLDSRVGCHEMLLIENSGLGRTEQFATARLVDGPAPAGSLIAAVVIGHDDGVLQTRRAVCGPHGFFSPATPPETTDVS from the coding sequence TTGACGGCCGGTGACGGTGTGCCGGGCAACGAGGTGACAATGGAAGCGACGGGGGCAGCTGTAAACGCCGATCCCGATGCCGGTCCGGCATCGGCGGACCGGCGCCGTGTGATCACGCTCGGCTGCCGGCTGAACACCTACGAAAGCGAAGTTATCCGCGGCCACCTGGCCGCAGCCGAGGCCGAGTGTCCGGACGGTCCCGAAACGGTTGTCGTGAATACCTGCGCCGTGACCGCCGAGGCCGAGCGTCAGGCCCGACAGACCATCCGCCGGATCAAGCGCGACCGGCCCGAATGCCGGGTTGTCGTCACCGGATGTTCAGCCCAGATCGACCCTGATCGTTACACCGCCATGGCCGAGGTCGACCATGTCGTCGGCAATGCCGAAAAGCTTCGCCCGGAAACCTGGTCGGGCATGGCCGACGCGGCAACGGCCACGCAGCGGGCTCTCGTGAATGATATTGGGTCGGTGCGCGATACGGCCCAGCACCTCGTGGACGGTTTCACCGATCGTACGCGTGGTTTCGTACAGGTACAGCAGGGATGCGACCATCGCTGTACGTTCTGCATCATTCCCTATGGCCGCGGCCCCTCGCGGTCGGTTCCGGTTGCCGAAGTGGTGCGGCAAATCCAGGCCCTGGTCGGCAATGGTACGCGTGAGGTCGTGCTGAGCGGCGTCGACATCACCTCGTACGGCGGCGATCTTCCCGGAAAGCCGGTTCTGGGACATCTGGTTCAGGCCGTCCTGCGCCATGTTCCCGACCTGCCGCGTCTCAGGCTTTCTTCGCTCGACTGTATCGAAGTCGACGAGGCATTGTGGGACGTGATCGCGAACGACCATCGATTCATGCCGCATCTGCACCTGTCCCTGCAATCGGGCGATCCGATGATCCTGAAACGGATGAAGCGGCGGCATACGCCGGACGAGGCCGTGGCATTGACCGAACGCGCCCGACGAATCCGGCCCGACATCGTGTTCGGCGCCGACCTGATCGCCGGGTTCCCGACCGAGACTGGGGAAATGGCCGCCAACACGCTTGCGGCAATCGATGCCTGCGGCCTGACATGGGTCCATGTTTTTCCCTATTCCGAACGGCCGGGCACGCCGGCAGCCCGCATGCCGCAGATACCCGGCAATGTCCGCAAGGCCCGTGCTGCTGCGCTTCGCCAGGCCGCTGCGGCGGCGCAGCAGCGTTTTCTTGACAGCCGAGTCGGCTGCCATGAGATGTTGCTGATTGAAAACAGCGGGCTGGGGCGCACTGAACAGTTTGCCACGGCCCGGCTGGTCGACGGGCCGGCACCGGCCGGATCGTTGATCGCGGCGGTCGTGATCGGCCATGACGACGGCGTTCTTCAGACCCGGCGTGCGGTTTGCGGACCGCATGGGTTCTTTTCCCCGGCAACCCCACCGGAAACAACCGACGTATCATAA